In the genome of Mugil cephalus isolate CIBA_MC_2020 chromosome 21, CIBA_Mcephalus_1.1, whole genome shotgun sequence, one region contains:
- the LOC124999480 gene encoding trace amine-associated receptor 1-like translates to MQFSNTTGNDLKWNFCQSENYLCVLLYIFLSLLTAVTICGNLLVIISIIYFKQLHTPTNYLILSLAVADLLIGALMFPFNMAFSVTTCLYQNTTTCKIRNALDVTISSSSVLNLCCISIDRYYAVCHPLMYNTKLTDHVSMMMGLGSWAVSVLYGICFFVMKYYYNLCRIECFFLSGVISILAFYVPTIILLCVYSKILLVALKQVSSLRNATSQSGPVASKKERKATKTMAIVMGLYLICWLPIFISYPFYTLSNIVAALVEPFNWFALSNSMFNPFIYAFFYQWFRSAFRMVISGKIFQGNFTNTNLH, encoded by the coding sequence ATGCAGTTTTCCAATACAACAGGTAATGACTTGAAGTGGAATTTCTGTCAGTCAGAAAATTACTTATGTGTgttgttatatatttttctttccttgttgACTGCAGTGACAATATGTGGCAATCTTCTTGTGATAATctctatcatttattttaaacagctCCATACTCCTACTAACTACCTTATCCTCTCCCTAGCAGTGGCTGACCTGCTAATAGGAGctttaatgtttccttttaatatGGCTTTTTCTGTAACAACCTGTTTGTATCAGAACACTACAACATGCAAAATAAGAAATGCACTTGATGTCACAATCAGTTCATCTTCTGTTTTAAACTTGTGCTGTATTTCTATTGATAGATATTATGCAGTGTGCCATCCTCTGATGTATAACACTAAATTAACTGATCATGTTTCCATGATGATGGGCCTGGGGAGCTGGGCTGTTTCAGTTTTATATGGAatttgtttcttcgtaatgaaGTATTATTACAATTTATGTAGAATAGAGTGTTTTTTCTTGAGTGGTGTTATAtccattttagcattttatgtCCCAACAATAATACTGCTCTGTGTCTACTCTAAAATTCTACTTGTTGCACTGAAACAAGTATCCAGCCTCCGGAATGCAACCTCTCAGTCTGGGCCGGTTGCCAgtaagaaggagagaaaggcaACCAAAACAATGGCTATCGTCATGGGATTATATTTGATATGCTGGCTGCCTATTTTTATCTCTTACCCCTTTTATACTTTGAGTAACATTGTCGCTGCATTAGTTGAACCCTTTAACTGGTTTGCACTCTCAAATTCAATGTtcaatccatttatttatgCGTTCTTCTACCAATGGTTTAGATCAGCTTTCAGGATGGTGATTTCTGGAAAAATATTTCAAGGTAATTTTACTAACACAAATCTGCACTGA
- the LOC124999481 gene encoding trace amine-associated receptor 1-like: MQLSNTTDNDLNWNFCQSENYLCMLLYIFLSSLTAVTICGNLLVIISIIYFKQLHTPANYLILSLAVADLLIGALMFPFNMAFSLTTCLYQNTTTCKIRRAFDVTISSSSVLNLCCISIDRYYAVCHPLMYNSKLNDHVSRMMGLGSWAVSVLYGICDFVMEYYYDLCRIECFFLSGVVSILAFYVPTIILFCVYSKILLVALKQVSSLQNETSQSGPVASKKERKATKTMAIVMGLYLICWLPIFISYPFHTLSNSVAALVEPFNCFALSNSMFNPFIYAFFYRWFRSAFRMMISGKIFQGDFTNTNLH; this comes from the coding sequence ATGCAGTTGTCAAATACAACAGATAATGACTTGAACTGGAATTTCTGTCAGTCAGAAAATTACTTATGTatgttgttatatatttttctttcctcactgACCGCAGTGACAATATGTGGCAATCTTCTTGTGATAATctctatcatttattttaaacagctCCACACTCCTGCTAACTACCTTATCCTCTCCCTAGCAGTGGCTGACCTGCTAATAGGAGctttaatgtttccttttaatatGGCTTTTTCTCTAACAACGTGTTTGTATCAGAACACTACAACATGCAAAATAAGAAGGGCCTTTGATGTTACAATTAGTTCATCTTCTGTTCTAAACTTGTGCTGTATTTCTATTGATAGATATTATGCAGTGTGCCATCCTCTGATGTATAACAGTAAATTAAATGACCATGTTTCCAGAATGATGGGCCTGGGGAGCTGGGCTGTTTCAGTTTTATATGGAATTTGTGACTTTGTAATGGAGTATTATTACGATTTATGTAGAATAGAGTGTTTTTTCTTGAGTGGTGTTGTAtccattttagcattttatgtCCCAACaataatattgttttgtgtctaCTCTAAAATTCTACTTGTTGCACTGAAACAAGTATCCAGCCTCCAGAATGAAACCTCTCAGTCTGGGCCGGTTGCCAgtaagaaggagagaaaggcaACCAAAACAATGGCTATAGTCATGGGATTATATTTGATATGCTGGCTGCCTATTTTTATCTCTTACCCCTTTCATACTTTGAGTAACAGTGTTGCTGCATTAGTTGAACCCTTTAACTGCTTTGCTCTTTCAAATTCAATGTTCAATCCATTTATATATGCTTTCTTCTACCGCTGGTTTAGATCAGCTTTCAGGATGATGATTTCCGGAAAAATATTTCAAGGTGATTTTACTAACACAAATCTCCACTGA